A region of the Mytilus galloprovincialis chromosome 1, xbMytGall1.hap1.1, whole genome shotgun sequence genome:
AGTATATATATGGTGTAACAGCTTTCCGAATAATACGTTTAACGTATCACGAGTTTTTAACAACTTAACCCTATCATTTTGTTCAAATCCTTTTCGGATAAGTTATTTAACAGTTCGAAAGTTGAACTTCCTGACCGATAAATTCCTTAATTATAAATGTCCAATACAAGTTCAAGAGGgtttaaatcaaaatgaaagtgGCGAGTCTCTAGTACGTAATGTCCTTGGGGTGACGTCTACCCCATAAACAACATGTAGCTAAATTAATATGATAGACTCGCTGTTAAATTCGATACCAAGTGCATTTAAAGTCCTTCACATAATCTTTTCTCAAGTTAGATGGTGCAGGTTTCGAACAAGGCTTCAATACGGACAATTGAATGTGATATGATGCATTGTCTATTACTACAATACGTTTTGAAGGCAAATAATTATTAAGGGACTTACTCTTTCTCAACccattgtttaaatattttttacttcatcTGTATGTCAATCTCGACCATCTGTTTACATACCTTTTAAAACTAAATCGCATTATGCCATACTTTAAAAAGCCTTCTCataagagagacgaaagataccaaaggcatATGACatactcataagtcgaaaacaataattatcaaaggtaccaggattataatttaaaggggcactagctgtcaaatttatgttcaccaatttgacttataacaatgtaaaacatttatccaaactatcaaaagtctaaaataaacagttaacagtgcatggggtagataatatataggttcgtttcgtgtgtattttagtccagacgccatctaattacctatcgatttgacctcagatgacaatataagcgatgtaaacataaataaagatatgaatagattaaaccaacacgtgcaattggatttttataggtctgtttgattttattttatagattaaaaatagacgtttctcattgtttttaaccgtatgaGAATGATTTCATGTGCAtggaattagtaatcaaatgatttactgtagtttcactttcattgttgacattcttttttctttaaataacctgtacacgtacaatgcatgcgttgtcaatctctagcaggggttaaattaaagttcacatgaatacggatgtaaataggtcgactcattcacttgcaagtgaattactaattatcaatgtttcttaacgtaatttgacaaaattgaacctttttggctgcaaaaagcgaattgttatttcaccatttcactttcattattgattgaatagaaaaaaatcaaactttagattttttatatatctcgtagctagtgcccctttaatacgccagacgcgcgtttcgtctacataaaactcatcagtgacgctcagatcaaaatggttataaaaccaaacaagtaaaaagttggaGCATTGAGggcccaaaattccaaaaagttttgccaaatacggctaaggtataatctattcctgggataagaaaaatccttagtttttttcaataatataaagTTCTAAGAcaagaaatatataaacaaactgacaattctCAATGccacggcaaaaaaaaaaaaaaaaaacaacccgaGATACTCCCGTGAAAAATGACGAAAACACATATACAACactacacaaaacacaatatagaaaacgaaagactaaccccaccaaaaaaccgTGGTGATCTGCACTAAagactaaccccaccaaaaaaccaTGGTGATCTGCACTAAagactaaccccaccaaaaaaccgTGGTGATCTGCACTAAAGACTTACCCCACCAAAAAAACCGTGGTGATCTGCACTAAagactaaccccaccaaaaaacccTGGTGATCTGCACTTTACGTagaggtatattttttttttctatttctaatctCATTGGGACTGGTCCAATGGTGAGATGAAGTAATTTATGTCACAAATAAatacgtgtttttttttctcctctTACATGTACTCAAATTTTGATACGTTGATTTATAGTATTTATAGTATTTTTAGTTGTAACAAAAGTTTTaccttttctttttattcaacttgttatttcatttacataaTAGACCAAAAGGAAGAAAAGGCTTAATCTGTTGATATGAAAACATGTTTCCCTCCACTCTAATATAGGTGGCGTTAACTCGGAAGAAAATTTAGTACCGCGACTTCAAACGTGAGTTGTTGCAATGCATCTGAGACCATCGTAAAAGAGAGAATATTAATATAAGTTGTCGTTGCCATTATTTGTTTACCACAtcgacagtttttttttaaaacattcctTAAAGATGTCAATTTAAAAGTTCACAACTTTAAGATTACTAGTAGTTAAAAGTTGGTTATAATAAAGGTATACTGGAAGCTATAATCCAATGTACATATAATGCGAAGATCCGTTGTCTATATGCACTGTCTACATATCTTAGATCAGTTTGGTAAAGGGAATATGGGGAATACGTCAATCAGCAAGAACACGGGAGAACTAAAGGGATATTCTACCTCATAAGTGGAAGAAAAATTGATAACgcgatgataaaaaaaaaacacgaaaaaacaCGACGAAAGGACAACTGAATAGTCTACAAAACTGAATATTAAGCAATGGAAACCCAACCGGGATTGATTTCATGGTACCCTTTGATGGGTAAGGCCTAAGCAGACCATGCTCcatatgtgacacccgtcgtaATGCATATGAAAGTTCAAATTCTGTAACAAGTCTCATATGGTACCGACAAACTTGAGAAAGGAAAAAGGGAAGACTGTGATCGTCTTCTGTCAAAGACATCCCAAAACGGCCTTTGACCGTTCCTGGTAAAGTTAAATCCAGAAAATTGCTTCCGATCATAAAATTTATAGTGTTGTTTTCGTTTTTGACACCAGCACTGGGTCGATTCTGCTATTAATGGAACTTCAGCTCATTTCTCAGATGATTTAAAACAAACGATTTAAAACAAACCTATCTTAATTTgagcatttataaattttgaaattattaagaaactaagaccccgttcacactaggacatttttatcgatttaaactagaccaGTCATTCTCTACCGTAGcatagatttgcgaaatctgtgtcttcttttcttacatgtatgttgatttattttctttgcaggaaccgcagtatttccggcgccgtgttgtaacttcgttgctcctgttatttttttcaaaattaaaggaaactgcaataacaccagtatcaaaattttaacttgacgttgtgattcaagagaaacaataactttatccaaTGTTTGTTTCAAGTGTGTGTATTAGTGTATCAACACATGAATTTGATcaatcagttctatttataccagatccagaaattttcataagtgggggccctcTGACTgacataagagggggcccgctccagtcacacttcaattattccctatataagcaaccaaatttttccccaaaaaggggggacccgggccccctgccccccccccccccccccccccccctagatcCGCCTCTGTATACACAATGTTTAGTTTTACGGGTAAAAAGGTTATatcgattgcgtttttaattgtagtgtgaacgcagtggtttcgattagaccgatagagatcgttatgattaaagataatATGAAcactaactggttttatttagatcgattcaaattagatcgataaaaaaatgctagtgtgaacggggtcttagCTAGGTTTCCAAAATCCTCATGCAAAGATGGCCGTAGATTTgggactatttaaaaaaaaatctgtagttcTTTTTTGTTGATGAAGCTCTTCAACCTTTTCGGTTCTTATGTGTATACATCATTGACTTtaaaattatatgtctctggctttgcttatgaaggtaaatctagaaaagcaaCCTAACAAGTGCACACAAAGATAGAAGCATGCATTACATGCTTGTTTGAAAACTAAATAATATGTGgcaatttttttgtataaaagtcCCACAAACTTCACGTTGATCACTGAACCATAACAATAAGATTGAAGCCAGTTGTGTTGCCTTTAGCTGAAGAGGGACTGGTTACTCTtccaggcgcgtagctccctatacgctaacacgcagttgcgtgcacatcgattcggcaagcaaaaaataaaaatgccaaaataaaaatttataaattaattatggttaaaggaaacacatatgttgtcacttttttaattgataaactgtcattaaataacggcatttcaAAATAAACGTTTTATTGGAGATCATGTaaaaatcggacagtaacttgcATCTTTTAACAGATTTGATCGGTCTAAAACGTGTAGTTTCTGAGCACTTTTTACAGAGTAAGGCTTATCTGTTTGCGATGCGATGTACGATACTACCAATCGACCATTAGATTTATCGAAACCCtttgatattattgaaaatatgccAAGGTGATGTATTCGACAGACTaccagagccaatcaccctgaaaacacgccaaaacagcattggaaagtctcattGTATTTTGCGTTCACACACGTAGACCATATGATAATGGAATTGGAGAGTAGAGGGTGTCtggtattatcagaaaatagctTCTAATCTTTGTGTCGTATCTGCTtcctcgtgttgtaggaaatataaaCAACGAATAATTCtcaacattgtctgagacatacAAAATGACCTGGTATGTATTTGGCAGACAATTTCTatcgggaggtcgctcgatggagaacacgtacgctggtttataacatctcgcgagtgctaccatgcagATCTATCAGTGTATTaagtctgttgaaaacaaatatacgatcaacaatgaacaacgacaggttatcatcgctagcattactgcatattgatcgggatttcagtgtgaatgttgacaaagtaatagagaagttcgtttctgcttagacccgaagagcagattctGGTCAatgttgagtaaattctgtaacttcaaaaatgtgttgtttatgtattaaccatgatttactctattcagaagattcaAGTATTAATAGTTTTCgttcataaattgtttataagtcctatctacatgtAGCTCCTATttaaaccgtcctatgaccgaaaactgaaaaaaaaaaaaaaaaacatttttctacaTTACAGGGTCCCAAAATGTGTAGTTGCTTGCACATCGTTTtcttctagctacgcccctggaagTCTTCTATCAAATTTGTAGTATCATTAGTAACAAAGTTTGATGGCAGTGTGTTTATTATGCATGTTATGGTATCTATATTCATAAGAGAATCAAAAAGGTTATCATTATCCCAAGTTTGAAAGCTATATACCTTTTGCCAAATTTTCAGAAttgttgtattgttttttttttaatatctcaaTTTAGAAACAACTACAACAATTGCTTATAAGCAAATTTAAAATCAATTGGTTTAGAGTTTCAGAGAGAGTATTTTGTAACAGTTTACAGCTGAAAACAGATGACAGACATGTGTAATGGGAAAAGTTCTTACTACCCCTCATGGGCAGGTGAGCTAACAACATATTACAATTAGGACATTTTTATGAAAATGGTAATTAATAAAAGGGTCAATAAGCATCTATGTCATTAAGGCATCCATCCTCTTTATTCAGTCACTGCAGGATAAATAATCTTTCCATATAACTATAAACTCAATAGCCAATCACCTTTGACAGACATTCTTACAATTCAAATTTTTGAATAAGGACATACTCTGGCGACCTACTCAAGCACATTATTTCAGCAATAACAACTACCAAAACCAGCATTATATAACCAACATGTAGCCATACCAGGACAGAAGATTAGTGGCTAGAGTAAACAATAAAAtcatcttttttctttattattttcaatgttgcAAGATAAATTTATCTATGGATAATAAAAATTGAGCTAACAATGTGCATCttgtaaattcaaaattaaaatcttctGTCACATACGTATCGCAtccaggcccgtagccaggaatttttaagggggtggggtatttggaCTCACTAACTCAACTTTAAAAGTCACAATTCAaacagaacattgactttaacagtgcttatttgttttcaaggggggttcGGACCCCtgaacccccctggctacgggtatgacaTCAAATATTCAACATACACTAAAGTAATTATCATCACAGTCACagtgttaaaatttcattctttccATGAAAAAGATTGCTTGTCTTACACTCAATATCAAGAATCaagaatatgaggtcaaggtcaaatgaaccatgccagtTTATAATGTACATCTTACACAAGTTTCATTTTATTCTAACAAGTGCTTGCAGAGGGAGATGGgaataacaaaaatgtgtacttgcCTCCATCAATACAAATGAagttcaaagggacataactcatggAAAGCAAATTtgactttaaattaaaatatttcaaaccaaGATGTTATACTTATCGTGTATATAAAGATAGAATTGTTCCCAGATTATTTAAAGcttccttttttttaaaaggaacatAATTTAAACACATATACATATCAAAATGGATCAGAACTATGGTTAATAGTATCTTAGTAGTTCttgaaacaatatttaatttatacACATGgttggttaacatggttaaaaagatgataaatttcatttatttccatcaaaattttaactttggAAACTTGTTCACAAGACAAGGAAGGAAAAACCAAGATGTTGTTCATAACAGAGCAAACTTAAAAATAATTGTAATGTTGACTCACTTATCTTTCTTACTTTCAAAATTATGCTTATAAAATGTCAAAGCAAAAAAGTACATGTTTACATAATGAATCTGATAAATGTCTGCAATCTTTGACAAAAAATGTCCTGAAATTTTTGTGAATATAGGATGCACTTTTGGTAAATCTAAATCAATTAACTTCAATCCAACAAACCCAGCACAACATAGGATAGACATTACAAATGGATATTTACAATCACTAGATGGAAATTTTTGATAGGCTAATATAGCTCCAATTATTGCTATAATTATATGAACTCCGAGTGCAATCTCAAATCCTACATCTGTATATAATGTCAAAGTATAGCTACCAACTGAAAATATCATACACTGAATGATGAAAATCATGTTCCAACCAGATGTTAGAAAGTGTCCCCATACAAATACCCACATAAAGAGTGGGTACGTATACCATTGATCTAAAACAGCAAATTGTTGAAGCTGAGTCAGAATTCTTAAAAGTTGTATGGGACCATAACAACCAGCCATAAAATTGAATATATAGGATATATATGCATCTATTAGTGTGATCCTGTTTGCTTGGAAGGCTGCTGATGTATAAGCACACCAATACGCTGCCATTATAACATATCCAAAATTAACGGCTGAATTTAATGGCATCTTCATCCACTTTGGTAACAGAGCTTTCATTCCAAGTCCAGGTCTCTCAGCATAATGTTCAATCCCATTCTCTGTGAAGACTGAATCAAACACACCCATGTAGACTAGGTAAAAAATGGAACAGGATGGTAAAACTACACTTAGAAATGCTCTGAACATTACTTTGTACATGGCAAAACCtggaaatatacaaataaaacatattagTTGGGTAAATAACATTGACATTTAGAGTGATTGACTTTTTGAACAGAAAATTGCCACatgcaatagacaactttcgagttcgatgcatttacttcaaaaactttggttttagtgaaagTCCCTCCTGTGTTTAGGTGACTTCCgtttcaatgttgagcgagtggttgaaaaactataaagctatattgcacaaattattcggaaaattaaattctcataattgacaatctgcactgctgtcattagggaattgtgattaagtacctactaaacaaactttatttctagtttatcctgcacaatgacgatcactaagatgCTTGATGAACATATATATAGTGACATAATAGTGCAGAGATACAGGcgagcccctctatctggtaaatgacatcacaaaggtgcgtataattgacgagtttttttccggtgacggatgaactcgaaagtggtctattgtttCAAGATGCCCCccatatatactttaataaaatcATGTTATATTAAAGAATAAAGTAAATTTTTccagagacaagtgcctgtgtaacTTGCCTATTGTTGAGGACCTTCTGGACAATATGCTTATGTCTGAATGGCTTTTGGATTTATTGTGTTGTAGGATTGCTGTCTTTTTACTGCATACTGC
Encoded here:
- the LOC143069167 gene encoding transmembrane protein 187-like is translated as MAENTTMANMTKKRVKPENCEDSLGKQKGTDQNEAEIDSFAMYKVMFRAFLSVVLPSCSIFYLVYMGVFDSVFTENGIEHYAERPGLGMKALLPKWMKMPLNSAVNFGYVIMAAYWCAYTSAAFQANRITLIDAYISYIFNFMAGCYGPIQLLRILTQLQQFAVLDQWYTYPLFMWVFVWGHFLTSGWNMIFIIQCMIFSVGSYTLTLYTDVGFEIALGVHIIIAIIGAILAYQKFPSSDCKYPFVMSILCCAGFVGLKLIDLDLPKVHPIFTKISGHFLSKIADIYQIHYVNMYFFALTFYKHNFESKKDK